A single Bos mutus isolate GX-2022 chromosome 25, NWIPB_WYAK_1.1, whole genome shotgun sequence DNA region contains:
- the HAGHL gene encoding hydroxyacylglutathione hydrolase-like protein isoform X1, with the protein MKVKVIPVLEDNYMYLVIEERTREAVAVDVAVPKRLLEIVGRERVSLTTVLTTHHHWDHARGNAELARLLPGLVVLGADERICALTRRLAHGEELRFGAIHVRCLLTPGHTLGHMSYFLWEEECPDPPAVFSGDALSVAGCGSRLEGTVQQMYQSLVETLGTLPPETKVFCGHEHTLGNLEFAQKVEPYNDHVKAKLSWAKQRDEDDVPTVPATLGEELLYNPFLRVAEESVRKFTGKVAPSDVLDVLCRERASFERAAEPLQPQARALLALQWGLLSTPRQK; encoded by the exons ATGAAGGTCAAAGTCATCCCTGTGCTTGAGGACAACTACATGTACCTGGTCATCGAGGAGCGCACGCGGGAAGCTGTGGCCGTGGACGTGGCCGTGCCCAAAAGG CTGCTGGAGATCGTGGGCCGGGAGAGGGTATCACTGACCACTGTGCTGACAACCCATCACCACTG GGACCACGCTCGTGGCAACGCGGAACTGGCGAGGCTGCTGCCTGGTCTGGTGGTGTTGGGTGCGGACGAGCGCATCTGTGCGCTGACGCGCAGGCTGGCACATGGCGAGGAGCTGCGG TTTGGGGCCATCCACGTGCGCTGCCTCCTGACGCCCGGCCACACCTTGGGCCACATGAGCTACTTCCTGTGGGAAGAGGAATGTCCGGACCCTCCCGCCGTGTTCTCGG GGGATGCACTGTCCGTGGCCGGCTGCGGCTCACGCCTGGAGGGCACAGTTCAGCAGATGTACCAGAGCTTGGTGGAGACCCTGGGCACCCTGCCCCCTGAGACA AAGGTGTTCTGTGGTCACGAGCACACACTGGGCAACCTCGAGTTTGCACAGAAAGTGGAGCCTTACAACGACCATGTGAAGGCCAAGCTGTCGTGGGCCAAG CAGAGGGATGAGGACGATGTGCCCACGGTGCCGGCAACCCTGGGCGAAGAACTCCTTTACAACCCCTTCCTGAGGGTGGC agAGGAGTCTGTGCGCAAGTTCACAGGGAAGGTGGCCCCATCCGACGTCCTAGATGTGCTCTGCAGGGAGCGAGCGAGCTTCGAGAGGGCGGCTGAGCCGCTGCAGCCACAGGCCCGGGCTCTCCTTGCGCTGCAGTGGGGGCTCCTGAGCACACCCCGGCAGAAGTGA
- the HAGHL gene encoding hydroxyacylglutathione hydrolase-like protein isoform X2: MKVKVIPVLEDNYMYLVIEERTREAVAVDVAVPKRLLEIVGRERVSLTTVLTTHHHWDHARGNAELARLLPGLVVLGADERICALTRRLAHGEELRFGAIHVRCLLTPGHTLGHMSYFLWEEECPDPPAVFSGDALSVAGCGSRLEGTVQQMYQSLVETLGTLPPETVFCGHEHTLGNLEFAQKVEPYNDHVKAKLSWAKQRDEDDVPTVPATLGEELLYNPFLRVAEESVRKFTGKVAPSDVLDVLCRERASFERAAEPLQPQARALLALQWGLLSTPRQK, encoded by the exons ATGAAGGTCAAAGTCATCCCTGTGCTTGAGGACAACTACATGTACCTGGTCATCGAGGAGCGCACGCGGGAAGCTGTGGCCGTGGACGTGGCCGTGCCCAAAAGG CTGCTGGAGATCGTGGGCCGGGAGAGGGTATCACTGACCACTGTGCTGACAACCCATCACCACTG GGACCACGCTCGTGGCAACGCGGAACTGGCGAGGCTGCTGCCTGGTCTGGTGGTGTTGGGTGCGGACGAGCGCATCTGTGCGCTGACGCGCAGGCTGGCACATGGCGAGGAGCTGCGG TTTGGGGCCATCCACGTGCGCTGCCTCCTGACGCCCGGCCACACCTTGGGCCACATGAGCTACTTCCTGTGGGAAGAGGAATGTCCGGACCCTCCCGCCGTGTTCTCGG GGGATGCACTGTCCGTGGCCGGCTGCGGCTCACGCCTGGAGGGCACAGTTCAGCAGATGTACCAGAGCTTGGTGGAGACCCTGGGCACCCTGCCCCCTGAGACA GTGTTCTGTGGTCACGAGCACACACTGGGCAACCTCGAGTTTGCACAGAAAGTGGAGCCTTACAACGACCATGTGAAGGCCAAGCTGTCGTGGGCCAAG CAGAGGGATGAGGACGATGTGCCCACGGTGCCGGCAACCCTGGGCGAAGAACTCCTTTACAACCCCTTCCTGAGGGTGGC agAGGAGTCTGTGCGCAAGTTCACAGGGAAGGTGGCCCCATCCGACGTCCTAGATGTGCTCTGCAGGGAGCGAGCGAGCTTCGAGAGGGCGGCTGAGCCGCTGCAGCCACAGGCCCGGGCTCTCCTTGCGCTGCAGTGGGGGCTCCTGAGCACACCCCGGCAGAAGTGA
- the HAGHL gene encoding hydroxyacylglutathione hydrolase-like protein isoform X4 → MKVKVIPVLEDNYMYLVIEERTREAVAVDVAVPKRLLEIVGRERVSLTTVLTTHHHWDHARGNAELARLLPGLVVLGADERICALTRRLAHGEELRFGAIHVRCLLTPGHTLGHMSYFLWEEECPDPPAVFSGDALSVAGCGSRLEGTVQQMYQSLVETLGTLPPETVFCGHEHTLGNLEFAQKVEPYNDHVKAKLSWAKRDEDDVPTVPATLGEELLYNPFLRVAEESVRKFTGKVAPSDVLDVLCRERASFERAAEPLQPQARALLALQWGLLSTPRQK, encoded by the exons ATGAAGGTCAAAGTCATCCCTGTGCTTGAGGACAACTACATGTACCTGGTCATCGAGGAGCGCACGCGGGAAGCTGTGGCCGTGGACGTGGCCGTGCCCAAAAGG CTGCTGGAGATCGTGGGCCGGGAGAGGGTATCACTGACCACTGTGCTGACAACCCATCACCACTG GGACCACGCTCGTGGCAACGCGGAACTGGCGAGGCTGCTGCCTGGTCTGGTGGTGTTGGGTGCGGACGAGCGCATCTGTGCGCTGACGCGCAGGCTGGCACATGGCGAGGAGCTGCGG TTTGGGGCCATCCACGTGCGCTGCCTCCTGACGCCCGGCCACACCTTGGGCCACATGAGCTACTTCCTGTGGGAAGAGGAATGTCCGGACCCTCCCGCCGTGTTCTCGG GGGATGCACTGTCCGTGGCCGGCTGCGGCTCACGCCTGGAGGGCACAGTTCAGCAGATGTACCAGAGCTTGGTGGAGACCCTGGGCACCCTGCCCCCTGAGACA GTGTTCTGTGGTCACGAGCACACACTGGGCAACCTCGAGTTTGCACAGAAAGTGGAGCCTTACAACGACCATGTGAAGGCCAAGCTGTCGTGGGCCAAG AGGGATGAGGACGATGTGCCCACGGTGCCGGCAACCCTGGGCGAAGAACTCCTTTACAACCCCTTCCTGAGGGTGGC agAGGAGTCTGTGCGCAAGTTCACAGGGAAGGTGGCCCCATCCGACGTCCTAGATGTGCTCTGCAGGGAGCGAGCGAGCTTCGAGAGGGCGGCTGAGCCGCTGCAGCCACAGGCCCGGGCTCTCCTTGCGCTGCAGTGGGGGCTCCTGAGCACACCCCGGCAGAAGTGA
- the HAGHL gene encoding hydroxyacylglutathione hydrolase-like protein isoform X3 — protein sequence MKVKVIPVLEDNYMYLVIEERTREAVAVDVAVPKRLLEIVGRERVSLTTVLTTHHHWDHARGNAELARLLPGLVVLGADERICALTRRLAHGEELRFGAIHVRCLLTPGHTLGHMSYFLWEEECPDPPAVFSGDALSVAGCGSRLEGTVQQMYQSLVETLGTLPPETKVFCGHEHTLGNLEFAQKVEPYNDHVKAKLSWAKRDEDDVPTVPATLGEELLYNPFLRVAEESVRKFTGKVAPSDVLDVLCRERASFERAAEPLQPQARALLALQWGLLSTPRQK from the exons ATGAAGGTCAAAGTCATCCCTGTGCTTGAGGACAACTACATGTACCTGGTCATCGAGGAGCGCACGCGGGAAGCTGTGGCCGTGGACGTGGCCGTGCCCAAAAGG CTGCTGGAGATCGTGGGCCGGGAGAGGGTATCACTGACCACTGTGCTGACAACCCATCACCACTG GGACCACGCTCGTGGCAACGCGGAACTGGCGAGGCTGCTGCCTGGTCTGGTGGTGTTGGGTGCGGACGAGCGCATCTGTGCGCTGACGCGCAGGCTGGCACATGGCGAGGAGCTGCGG TTTGGGGCCATCCACGTGCGCTGCCTCCTGACGCCCGGCCACACCTTGGGCCACATGAGCTACTTCCTGTGGGAAGAGGAATGTCCGGACCCTCCCGCCGTGTTCTCGG GGGATGCACTGTCCGTGGCCGGCTGCGGCTCACGCCTGGAGGGCACAGTTCAGCAGATGTACCAGAGCTTGGTGGAGACCCTGGGCACCCTGCCCCCTGAGACA AAGGTGTTCTGTGGTCACGAGCACACACTGGGCAACCTCGAGTTTGCACAGAAAGTGGAGCCTTACAACGACCATGTGAAGGCCAAGCTGTCGTGGGCCAAG AGGGATGAGGACGATGTGCCCACGGTGCCGGCAACCCTGGGCGAAGAACTCCTTTACAACCCCTTCCTGAGGGTGGC agAGGAGTCTGTGCGCAAGTTCACAGGGAAGGTGGCCCCATCCGACGTCCTAGATGTGCTCTGCAGGGAGCGAGCGAGCTTCGAGAGGGCGGCTGAGCCGCTGCAGCCACAGGCCCGGGCTCTCCTTGCGCTGCAGTGGGGGCTCCTGAGCACACCCCGGCAGAAGTGA